In Vespula vulgaris chromosome 19, iyVesVulg1.1, whole genome shotgun sequence, a single genomic region encodes these proteins:
- the LOC127070735 gene encoding estradiol 17-beta-dehydrogenase 2 isoform X7 produces MYVCARAYVCCDSGLGYSLALHCQFLGATVIASVLDNTGQGAELLKEKGIIVLPLDITNDKSIENFYKDVHLLLNKKRYTLKALVNNAGVMIFGEFEWQTKDQAKHQLEVNLLGTMKITHQLMPLIRKDSTRIVVVSSHCASEPLPGVATYSATKAAINAWATAIRVELKKYGIDVVTFVPGSFTQESNILANQPERFDAMKESMTLDARYFYRDYFDRYVKYFEPLARKVTPKPVENPRIYEKFEGALLDNYPSSVYKCEPWRYCFYYTLFKITPYYIRDRLTESFVKLPSWKERDIDERFEIDSSKKPIFEELAKDFSLLEKGL; encoded by the exons atgtatgtgtgtgcgcgtgcgtacgtgt GCTGTGATTCGGGACTCGGTTATAGTTTAGCATTGCATTGTCAATTTCTTGGTGCCACCGTGATAGCCAGCGTTTTAGACAATACTGGTCAGGGTGCAGaattattaaaggaaaaaggaatcaTTGTATTACCACTCGACATTACAAACGATAAGagtatcgaaaatttttacaaagacGTACACCTATTGCTCAACAAAAAGAGATACa cTTTGAAAGCATTGGTGAACAATGCAGGTGTTATGATCTTCGGTGAATTCGAATGGCAAACCAAGGATCAGGCGAAACATCAATTAGAAGTGAACCTTCTTGGGACGATGAAGATCACGCATCAATTGATGCCTCTCATCCGAAAAGATTCAACCAGGATTGTCGTTGTTTCGAGCCATTGCGCGAGCGAACCTTTACCCGGAGTAGCAACCTACAGTGCGACAAAGGCTGCGATCAATGCTTGGGCCACGGCCATCAGGGTAGAACTAAAGAAATATGGCATCGACGTTGTTACTTTTGTTCCTG GATCCTTCACCCAAGAGAGTAACATTTTAGCTAATCAACCGGAACGTTTCGATGCGATGAAAGAATCGATGACGTTAGATgcgagatatttttataggGATTATTTTGATCGATACGTGAAATATTTTGAACCATTGGCACGTAAGGTCACGCCCAAGCCCGTCGAGAATCCtagaatttatgaaaaatttgagGGAGCACTGTTAGACAATTATCCATCGTCGGTTTATAA ATGCGAGCCATGGAGATATTGTTTCTATTATacgttatttaaaattacacCTTATTATATACGTGATCGATTGACTGAATCATTTGTAAAATTACCTAGTTGGAAAGAAAGGGACATTGATGAGAGATTTGAGATCGATAGTTCAAAGAAACCAATTTTTGAGGAGCTTGCTAAGGATTTTAGTTTGTTAGAAAAAGGTTTATAG
- the LOC127070742 gene encoding NPC intracellular cholesterol transporter 2 homolog a-like: MALLACVYVLAAFCIASSMQTEYYKCEGGLPEPKNLNIEGCDKLPCSLVRGTDLKAQWDFAVTANTATLKPRVIVTVFGVTTEYDYPRPDACKDLVNGECPLEKGEEVTYSLLMPILKIYPNIRLDIEFSLIDENKNAQVCFKIDGKVVN; this comes from the exons ATGGCTCTTCTCGCTTGTG TTTACGTTTTGGCTGCATTTTGCATTGCGTCGTCCATGCAAACCGAATATTACAAATGCGAGGGTGGTTTACCAGAGcctaaaaatttaaatatcgaaGGTTGCGATAAATTACCTTGTTCATTGGTCAGAGGTACTGATTTAAAAGCACAGTGGGATTTTGCAGTTA CTGCAAATACTGCTACCTTAAAACCACGAGTTATAGTAACGGTATTCGGTGTTACTACGGAATATGATTATCCACGTCCAGATGCATGTAAGGATTTAGTAAACGGTGAATGTCCTTTGGAAAAAGGCGAAGAAGTCACTTATTCCTTATTAATGcctattttaaaaatctatccaAATATTAGATTGGACATAGAATTCTCTTTAATTGACGAAAATAAGAATGCTCAAGTTTGCTTCAAAATTGATGGGAAAGTCGTCAATTAA
- the LOC127070740 gene encoding 28S ribosomal protein S18a, mitochondrial, giving the protein MATLGRLASQIRKNFIITNYNRAISLSATARIKEITEKKDGNNIIIEATIRPQKDRHLLIKPKETVCPICSTGLDIKHTDVLILSQFVRSDGCMLPSRITGLCNTQQKRITTMVAMAQKAGLMPNLAPKRSKKDPKKRYQWKKFNTYFDEKTIRYKYL; this is encoded by the exons ATGGCCACGCTTGGTCGCCTTGCATcgcaaattagaaaaaattttattattacgaattataaCAGAGCTATATCATTATCTGCGACAGCACGCATTAAAGAAA TAACCGAAAAGAAGGatggaaataatataattattgaagcTACGATACGCCCTCAAAAAGACAGACACTTATTGATAAAACCTAAAGAAACAGTTTGTCCTATATGTTCCACCGGTCTTGATATTAAACATAct GATGTTCTCATATTAAGTCAATTTGTAAGATCGGACGGATGTATGTTACCAAGTAGAATTACCGGTTTATGCAACACGCAACAAAAAAGGATAACTACTATGGTTGCTATGGCACAGAAAGCAG GTTTGATGCCTAATTTAGCTccaaaaagaagtaaaaaagatccTAAGAAAAGATATCAgtggaaaaaatttaatacatatttcgACGAGAAAACTATTagatataagtatttataa
- the LOC127070735 gene encoding estradiol 17-beta-dehydrogenase 2 isoform X2, with amino-acid sequence MALSAWARKHSTILTVGVSSAAGLLYSCYTTNKRLATLISLCSFGCDSGLGYSLALHCQFLGATVIASVLDNTGQGAELLKEKGIIVLPLDITNDKSIENFYKDVHLLLNKKRYTLKALVNNAGVMIFGEFEWQTKDQAKHQLEVNLLGTMKITHQLMPLIRKDSTRIVVVSSHCASEPLPGVATYSATKAAINAWATAIRVELKKYGIDVVTFVPGSFTQESNILANQPERFDAMKESMTLDARYFYRDYFDRYVKYFEPLARKVTPKPVENPRIYEKFEGALLDNYPSSVYKCEPWRYCFYYTLFKITPYYIRDRLTESFVKLPSWKERDIDERFEIDSSKKPIFEELAKDFSLLEKGL; translated from the exons ATGGCTTTGTCAGCTTGGGCCAGGAAACATTCGACGATATTGACCGTCGGTGTCAGCAGTGCGGCTGGGCTATTGTATTCCTGTTACACCACGAATAAACGGTTGGCTACCTTGATTTCATTGTGTTCCTTTG GCTGTGATTCGGGACTCGGTTATAGTTTAGCATTGCATTGTCAATTTCTTGGTGCCACCGTGATAGCCAGCGTTTTAGACAATACTGGTCAGGGTGCAGaattattaaaggaaaaaggaatcaTTGTATTACCACTCGACATTACAAACGATAAGagtatcgaaaatttttacaaagacGTACACCTATTGCTCAACAAAAAGAGATACa cTTTGAAAGCATTGGTGAACAATGCAGGTGTTATGATCTTCGGTGAATTCGAATGGCAAACCAAGGATCAGGCGAAACATCAATTAGAAGTGAACCTTCTTGGGACGATGAAGATCACGCATCAATTGATGCCTCTCATCCGAAAAGATTCAACCAGGATTGTCGTTGTTTCGAGCCATTGCGCGAGCGAACCTTTACCCGGAGTAGCAACCTACAGTGCGACAAAGGCTGCGATCAATGCTTGGGCCACGGCCATCAGGGTAGAACTAAAGAAATATGGCATCGACGTTGTTACTTTTGTTCCTG GATCCTTCACCCAAGAGAGTAACATTTTAGCTAATCAACCGGAACGTTTCGATGCGATGAAAGAATCGATGACGTTAGATgcgagatatttttataggGATTATTTTGATCGATACGTGAAATATTTTGAACCATTGGCACGTAAGGTCACGCCCAAGCCCGTCGAGAATCCtagaatttatgaaaaatttgagGGAGCACTGTTAGACAATTATCCATCGTCGGTTTATAA ATGCGAGCCATGGAGATATTGTTTCTATTATacgttatttaaaattacacCTTATTATATACGTGATCGATTGACTGAATCATTTGTAAAATTACCTAGTTGGAAAGAAAGGGACATTGATGAGAGATTTGAGATCGATAGTTCAAAGAAACCAATTTTTGAGGAGCTTGCTAAGGATTTTAGTTTGTTAGAAAAAGGTTTATAG
- the LOC127070735 gene encoding estradiol 17-beta-dehydrogenase 2 isoform X4, protein MCVRVRSACLHKRYGSRHMLDTNQVVIITGCDSGLGYSLALHCQFLGATVIASVLDNTGQGAELLKEKGIIVLPLDITNDKSIENFYKDVHLLLNKKRYTLKALVNNAGVMIFGEFEWQTKDQAKHQLEVNLLGTMKITHQLMPLIRKDSTRIVVVSSHCASEPLPGVATYSATKAAINAWATAIRVELKKYGIDVVTFVPGSFTQESNILANQPERFDAMKESMTLDARYFYRDYFDRYVKYFEPLARKVTPKPVENPRIYEKFEGALLDNYPSSVYKCEPWRYCFYYTLFKITPYYIRDRLTESFVKLPSWKERDIDERFEIDSSKKPIFEELAKDFSLLEKGL, encoded by the exons atgtgtgtgcgcgtgc GTAGCGCATGTTTACACAAACGTTACGGTTCTCGGCATATGCTCGATACGAATCAGGTTGTAATAATTACAGGCTGTGATTCGGGACTCGGTTATAGTTTAGCATTGCATTGTCAATTTCTTGGTGCCACCGTGATAGCCAGCGTTTTAGACAATACTGGTCAGGGTGCAGaattattaaaggaaaaaggaatcaTTGTATTACCACTCGACATTACAAACGATAAGagtatcgaaaatttttacaaagacGTACACCTATTGCTCAACAAAAAGAGATACa cTTTGAAAGCATTGGTGAACAATGCAGGTGTTATGATCTTCGGTGAATTCGAATGGCAAACCAAGGATCAGGCGAAACATCAATTAGAAGTGAACCTTCTTGGGACGATGAAGATCACGCATCAATTGATGCCTCTCATCCGAAAAGATTCAACCAGGATTGTCGTTGTTTCGAGCCATTGCGCGAGCGAACCTTTACCCGGAGTAGCAACCTACAGTGCGACAAAGGCTGCGATCAATGCTTGGGCCACGGCCATCAGGGTAGAACTAAAGAAATATGGCATCGACGTTGTTACTTTTGTTCCTG GATCCTTCACCCAAGAGAGTAACATTTTAGCTAATCAACCGGAACGTTTCGATGCGATGAAAGAATCGATGACGTTAGATgcgagatatttttataggGATTATTTTGATCGATACGTGAAATATTTTGAACCATTGGCACGTAAGGTCACGCCCAAGCCCGTCGAGAATCCtagaatttatgaaaaatttgagGGAGCACTGTTAGACAATTATCCATCGTCGGTTTATAA ATGCGAGCCATGGAGATATTGTTTCTATTATacgttatttaaaattacacCTTATTATATACGTGATCGATTGACTGAATCATTTGTAAAATTACCTAGTTGGAAAGAAAGGGACATTGATGAGAGATTTGAGATCGATAGTTCAAAGAAACCAATTTTTGAGGAGCTTGCTAAGGATTTTAGTTTGTTAGAAAAAGGTTTATAG
- the LOC127070735 gene encoding estradiol 17-beta-dehydrogenase 2 isoform X5: MIEIIYNKLYIVNFLSTGCDSGLGYSLALHCQFLGATVIASVLDNTGQGAELLKEKGIIVLPLDITNDKSIENFYKDVHLLLNKKRYTLKALVNNAGVMIFGEFEWQTKDQAKHQLEVNLLGTMKITHQLMPLIRKDSTRIVVVSSHCASEPLPGVATYSATKAAINAWATAIRVELKKYGIDVVTFVPGSFTQESNILANQPERFDAMKESMTLDARYFYRDYFDRYVKYFEPLARKVTPKPVENPRIYEKFEGALLDNYPSSVYKCEPWRYCFYYTLFKITPYYIRDRLTESFVKLPSWKERDIDERFEIDSSKKPIFEELAKDFSLLEKGL, encoded by the exons atgattgaaataatatataataaattatatatagtaaattttttatcgacag GCTGTGATTCGGGACTCGGTTATAGTTTAGCATTGCATTGTCAATTTCTTGGTGCCACCGTGATAGCCAGCGTTTTAGACAATACTGGTCAGGGTGCAGaattattaaaggaaaaaggaatcaTTGTATTACCACTCGACATTACAAACGATAAGagtatcgaaaatttttacaaagacGTACACCTATTGCTCAACAAAAAGAGATACa cTTTGAAAGCATTGGTGAACAATGCAGGTGTTATGATCTTCGGTGAATTCGAATGGCAAACCAAGGATCAGGCGAAACATCAATTAGAAGTGAACCTTCTTGGGACGATGAAGATCACGCATCAATTGATGCCTCTCATCCGAAAAGATTCAACCAGGATTGTCGTTGTTTCGAGCCATTGCGCGAGCGAACCTTTACCCGGAGTAGCAACCTACAGTGCGACAAAGGCTGCGATCAATGCTTGGGCCACGGCCATCAGGGTAGAACTAAAGAAATATGGCATCGACGTTGTTACTTTTGTTCCTG GATCCTTCACCCAAGAGAGTAACATTTTAGCTAATCAACCGGAACGTTTCGATGCGATGAAAGAATCGATGACGTTAGATgcgagatatttttataggGATTATTTTGATCGATACGTGAAATATTTTGAACCATTGGCACGTAAGGTCACGCCCAAGCCCGTCGAGAATCCtagaatttatgaaaaatttgagGGAGCACTGTTAGACAATTATCCATCGTCGGTTTATAA ATGCGAGCCATGGAGATATTGTTTCTATTATacgttatttaaaattacacCTTATTATATACGTGATCGATTGACTGAATCATTTGTAAAATTACCTAGTTGGAAAGAAAGGGACATTGATGAGAGATTTGAGATCGATAGTTCAAAGAAACCAATTTTTGAGGAGCTTGCTAAGGATTTTAGTTTGTTAGAAAAAGGTTTATAG
- the LOC127070738 gene encoding zinc finger protein-like 1 has product MGLCKCPKRIVTTQFCFEHRVNVCEHCMVTNHPKCIVQSYLLWLHDHDYSPVCILCSGNLSDGDCVRLTCYHMYHWACLDRYARELPATTAPAGYTCPSCRTCIFPQPKLVSPVADVLREKLAGVNWARAGLGLPLLSEDREQKPEPEHVSSALETYSYHNHTMTTSAPTVVTPRTSSNVNSINTNISNDHLIKQKVEPPYSVVNIETSMSLTNQMSKKVCEAYDDPKDITFDHDENKYQRKSAIELFLRWWKLISRPPARRRGTAGSIHKRYVILIIAGVTAFCIILVLLSWLGRMSTEGDPSYSVLVNPHVKVQDEKFGM; this is encoded by the exons ATGGGTTTGTGCAAGTGTCCAAAACGAATAGTAACAACCCAGTTTTGTTTTGAACATCGTGTCAATGTTTGCGAACATTGCATGGTTACTAATCATCCAAag TGTATAGTACAATCATATCTCTTATGGCTTCATGATCATGACTACAGTCCAGTTTGTATATTATGTTCTGGAAATTTAAGCGATGGAGATTGTGTTCGATTAACTTGTTATCACATGTATCATTGGGCATGTCTAGACAGATATGCTAGAGAATTACCTGCTACGACAGCACCAGCTGGTTATACTTGTCCATCTTGTAGAACATGTATTTTTCCACAACCAAAATTAGTATCACCGGTAGCAGAtgttttaagagaaaaattagcAGGTGTCAATTGGGCACGTGCTGGTTTAGGCTTACCAttg cTCAGTGAAGATAGAGAGCAAAAGCCTGAACCAGAACATGTTTCATCAGCTTTGGAAACATATTCCTATCACAATCATACTATGACCACTTCTGCACCTACTGTAGTCACACCCCGTACTAGTAGTAACGTTAATTCAATCAATACTAATATAAGTAATGATCATTTAATCAAGCAGAAAGTTGAGCCACCATATTCTGTAGTAAATATAGAAACATCCATGTCTTTGACTAATCAAATGTCAAAAAAAGTATGCGAAGCTTACGATGATCCGAAAGATATAACTTTTGATcatgatgaaaataaatatcaaagaaagtCAGCTATTGAATTGTTCTTAAGGTGGTGGAAATTAATCTCAAGGCCACCTGCAAGACGAAGGGGTACAGCAGGTTCTATACACAAAAGATATGTCATACTAATCATTGCTGGTGTAACAGCATTTTGTATCATTCTCGTGCTTCTTTCTTGGTTAGGAAGAATGTCTACCGAAGGAGATCCAAGTTACAGTGTATTAGTTAATCCACATGTTAAAGTTCAAGATGAAAAGTTTGGTATGTAA
- the LOC127070735 gene encoding estradiol 17-beta-dehydrogenase 2 isoform X3 — translation MYVCARAYVCSACLHKRYGSRHMLDTNQVVIITGCDSGLGYSLALHCQFLGATVIASVLDNTGQGAELLKEKGIIVLPLDITNDKSIENFYKDVHLLLNKKRYTLKALVNNAGVMIFGEFEWQTKDQAKHQLEVNLLGTMKITHQLMPLIRKDSTRIVVVSSHCASEPLPGVATYSATKAAINAWATAIRVELKKYGIDVVTFVPGSFTQESNILANQPERFDAMKESMTLDARYFYRDYFDRYVKYFEPLARKVTPKPVENPRIYEKFEGALLDNYPSSVYKCEPWRYCFYYTLFKITPYYIRDRLTESFVKLPSWKERDIDERFEIDSSKKPIFEELAKDFSLLEKGL, via the exons atgtatgtgtgtgcgcgtgcgtacgtgt GTAGCGCATGTTTACACAAACGTTACGGTTCTCGGCATATGCTCGATACGAATCAGGTTGTAATAATTACAGGCTGTGATTCGGGACTCGGTTATAGTTTAGCATTGCATTGTCAATTTCTTGGTGCCACCGTGATAGCCAGCGTTTTAGACAATACTGGTCAGGGTGCAGaattattaaaggaaaaaggaatcaTTGTATTACCACTCGACATTACAAACGATAAGagtatcgaaaatttttacaaagacGTACACCTATTGCTCAACAAAAAGAGATACa cTTTGAAAGCATTGGTGAACAATGCAGGTGTTATGATCTTCGGTGAATTCGAATGGCAAACCAAGGATCAGGCGAAACATCAATTAGAAGTGAACCTTCTTGGGACGATGAAGATCACGCATCAATTGATGCCTCTCATCCGAAAAGATTCAACCAGGATTGTCGTTGTTTCGAGCCATTGCGCGAGCGAACCTTTACCCGGAGTAGCAACCTACAGTGCGACAAAGGCTGCGATCAATGCTTGGGCCACGGCCATCAGGGTAGAACTAAAGAAATATGGCATCGACGTTGTTACTTTTGTTCCTG GATCCTTCACCCAAGAGAGTAACATTTTAGCTAATCAACCGGAACGTTTCGATGCGATGAAAGAATCGATGACGTTAGATgcgagatatttttataggGATTATTTTGATCGATACGTGAAATATTTTGAACCATTGGCACGTAAGGTCACGCCCAAGCCCGTCGAGAATCCtagaatttatgaaaaatttgagGGAGCACTGTTAGACAATTATCCATCGTCGGTTTATAA ATGCGAGCCATGGAGATATTGTTTCTATTATacgttatttaaaattacacCTTATTATATACGTGATCGATTGACTGAATCATTTGTAAAATTACCTAGTTGGAAAGAAAGGGACATTGATGAGAGATTTGAGATCGATAGTTCAAAGAAACCAATTTTTGAGGAGCTTGCTAAGGATTTTAGTTTGTTAGAAAAAGGTTTATAG
- the LOC127070735 gene encoding D-beta-hydroxybutyrate dehydrogenase, mitochondrial isoform X1, translating into MALSAWARKHSTILTVGVSSAAGLLYSCYTTNKRLATLISLCSFGSACLHKRYGSRHMLDTNQVVIITGCDSGLGYSLALHCQFLGATVIASVLDNTGQGAELLKEKGIIVLPLDITNDKSIENFYKDVHLLLNKKRYTLKALVNNAGVMIFGEFEWQTKDQAKHQLEVNLLGTMKITHQLMPLIRKDSTRIVVVSSHCASEPLPGVATYSATKAAINAWATAIRVELKKYGIDVVTFVPGSFTQESNILANQPERFDAMKESMTLDARYFYRDYFDRYVKYFEPLARKVTPKPVENPRIYEKFEGALLDNYPSSVYKCEPWRYCFYYTLFKITPYYIRDRLTESFVKLPSWKERDIDERFEIDSSKKPIFEELAKDFSLLEKGL; encoded by the exons ATGGCTTTGTCAGCTTGGGCCAGGAAACATTCGACGATATTGACCGTCGGTGTCAGCAGTGCGGCTGGGCTATTGTATTCCTGTTACACCACGAATAAACGGTTGGCTACCTTGATTTCATTGTGTTCCTTTG GTAGCGCATGTTTACACAAACGTTACGGTTCTCGGCATATGCTCGATACGAATCAGGTTGTAATAATTACAGGCTGTGATTCGGGACTCGGTTATAGTTTAGCATTGCATTGTCAATTTCTTGGTGCCACCGTGATAGCCAGCGTTTTAGACAATACTGGTCAGGGTGCAGaattattaaaggaaaaaggaatcaTTGTATTACCACTCGACATTACAAACGATAAGagtatcgaaaatttttacaaagacGTACACCTATTGCTCAACAAAAAGAGATACa cTTTGAAAGCATTGGTGAACAATGCAGGTGTTATGATCTTCGGTGAATTCGAATGGCAAACCAAGGATCAGGCGAAACATCAATTAGAAGTGAACCTTCTTGGGACGATGAAGATCACGCATCAATTGATGCCTCTCATCCGAAAAGATTCAACCAGGATTGTCGTTGTTTCGAGCCATTGCGCGAGCGAACCTTTACCCGGAGTAGCAACCTACAGTGCGACAAAGGCTGCGATCAATGCTTGGGCCACGGCCATCAGGGTAGAACTAAAGAAATATGGCATCGACGTTGTTACTTTTGTTCCTG GATCCTTCACCCAAGAGAGTAACATTTTAGCTAATCAACCGGAACGTTTCGATGCGATGAAAGAATCGATGACGTTAGATgcgagatatttttataggGATTATTTTGATCGATACGTGAAATATTTTGAACCATTGGCACGTAAGGTCACGCCCAAGCCCGTCGAGAATCCtagaatttatgaaaaatttgagGGAGCACTGTTAGACAATTATCCATCGTCGGTTTATAA ATGCGAGCCATGGAGATATTGTTTCTATTATacgttatttaaaattacacCTTATTATATACGTGATCGATTGACTGAATCATTTGTAAAATTACCTAGTTGGAAAGAAAGGGACATTGATGAGAGATTTGAGATCGATAGTTCAAAGAAACCAATTTTTGAGGAGCTTGCTAAGGATTTTAGTTTGTTAGAAAAAGGTTTATAG
- the LOC127070735 gene encoding estradiol 17-beta-dehydrogenase 2 isoform X6 — MLDTNQVVIITGCDSGLGYSLALHCQFLGATVIASVLDNTGQGAELLKEKGIIVLPLDITNDKSIENFYKDVHLLLNKKRYTLKALVNNAGVMIFGEFEWQTKDQAKHQLEVNLLGTMKITHQLMPLIRKDSTRIVVVSSHCASEPLPGVATYSATKAAINAWATAIRVELKKYGIDVVTFVPGSFTQESNILANQPERFDAMKESMTLDARYFYRDYFDRYVKYFEPLARKVTPKPVENPRIYEKFEGALLDNYPSSVYKCEPWRYCFYYTLFKITPYYIRDRLTESFVKLPSWKERDIDERFEIDSSKKPIFEELAKDFSLLEKGL, encoded by the exons ATGCTCGATACGAATCAGGTTGTAATAATTACAGGCTGTGATTCGGGACTCGGTTATAGTTTAGCATTGCATTGTCAATTTCTTGGTGCCACCGTGATAGCCAGCGTTTTAGACAATACTGGTCAGGGTGCAGaattattaaaggaaaaaggaatcaTTGTATTACCACTCGACATTACAAACGATAAGagtatcgaaaatttttacaaagacGTACACCTATTGCTCAACAAAAAGAGATACa cTTTGAAAGCATTGGTGAACAATGCAGGTGTTATGATCTTCGGTGAATTCGAATGGCAAACCAAGGATCAGGCGAAACATCAATTAGAAGTGAACCTTCTTGGGACGATGAAGATCACGCATCAATTGATGCCTCTCATCCGAAAAGATTCAACCAGGATTGTCGTTGTTTCGAGCCATTGCGCGAGCGAACCTTTACCCGGAGTAGCAACCTACAGTGCGACAAAGGCTGCGATCAATGCTTGGGCCACGGCCATCAGGGTAGAACTAAAGAAATATGGCATCGACGTTGTTACTTTTGTTCCTG GATCCTTCACCCAAGAGAGTAACATTTTAGCTAATCAACCGGAACGTTTCGATGCGATGAAAGAATCGATGACGTTAGATgcgagatatttttataggGATTATTTTGATCGATACGTGAAATATTTTGAACCATTGGCACGTAAGGTCACGCCCAAGCCCGTCGAGAATCCtagaatttatgaaaaatttgagGGAGCACTGTTAGACAATTATCCATCGTCGGTTTATAA ATGCGAGCCATGGAGATATTGTTTCTATTATacgttatttaaaattacacCTTATTATATACGTGATCGATTGACTGAATCATTTGTAAAATTACCTAGTTGGAAAGAAAGGGACATTGATGAGAGATTTGAGATCGATAGTTCAAAGAAACCAATTTTTGAGGAGCTTGCTAAGGATTTTAGTTTGTTAGAAAAAGGTTTATAG